From one Butyricimonas faecihominis genomic stretch:
- a CDS encoding RagB/SusD family nutrient uptake outer membrane protein → MKKILILFLFIPLFSCNDWLTVEPEDSVTFVNYFKNEEELKALHNSMASYMKNICIGKQPYFYNALDADNIEWTYQGFWTLDPETYLPEESMVLDVNWAGFYDAIYIANVMIENEYRFENISEERAEFWLGQAHFCKAVAYFRLAQIWGDVPISKGSESIAPEGKQPALKVLEEAIKEAKLALTLPVHEQLKDVDGKQITSKQYASLGTVNTLLANIYAWLGGLTREEKYWKEAEFYASEVIEGKAGFYDLESIDGLIANVFGKARYSVETIFCIDNDPIDNDRQHETNFRPEFPGQMLMSYPYTTTDESAITSLAEDLWDDYTKIYVETVENIYPDEKDARRREFWFQLGELTYPVTEWDDEAGDFVVVRREKSPCAHIAKWRDVIIQENTQIVQDRPVIATDGDWVVWRLADLILLRAECRANLGLTTAVDDLDRVRARAELSGYDGLTDKESLRQEVFNERRRELFGEGQFYFDIVRNRYHKKYLRGNFQTLTEQDIINGAFYAPVGIGAFEKNTLMTQNTYWQWQK, encoded by the coding sequence ATGAAGAAGATATTAATACTTTTTTTATTTATACCCCTGTTTTCATGTAATGATTGGTTGACTGTAGAACCTGAAGATTCAGTGACGTTTGTCAATTATTTCAAGAATGAGGAGGAACTTAAAGCGTTACACAATAGTATGGCTTCCTACATGAAGAATATTTGTATAGGGAAACAACCTTATTTTTATAATGCTTTGGACGCTGATAATATAGAATGGACTTACCAGGGATTTTGGACGTTGGATCCGGAAACTTATTTACCGGAAGAGAGTATGGTTTTAGATGTTAATTGGGCTGGTTTCTATGATGCAATATATATAGCTAACGTGATGATTGAAAATGAATACCGTTTTGAAAATATATCTGAAGAAAGGGCAGAATTTTGGTTGGGACAAGCTCATTTCTGTAAGGCGGTAGCTTATTTCCGTCTTGCTCAAATCTGGGGAGATGTTCCGATTTCAAAAGGTTCCGAGTCAATTGCTCCGGAAGGGAAACAACCGGCCTTGAAAGTATTGGAGGAGGCGATTAAAGAAGCTAAATTGGCATTGACTCTTCCGGTTCATGAGCAATTGAAAGATGTTGACGGGAAACAAATTACTTCCAAGCAATATGCTAGTCTCGGTACCGTAAATACGTTGTTGGCAAATATTTATGCTTGGTTGGGAGGTTTAACACGGGAAGAGAAGTATTGGAAAGAGGCTGAGTTTTACGCTTCAGAAGTGATAGAAGGTAAAGCCGGCTTCTATGATTTGGAAAGTATAGATGGGTTGATTGCGAATGTTTTCGGAAAAGCGAGATATAGCGTGGAGACTATTTTTTGTATTGATAATGATCCGATTGATAATGACCGACAACATGAGACGAATTTCAGGCCTGAATTTCCAGGACAGATGTTAATGTCTTATCCCTATACGACAACAGATGAGTCCGCGATAACCTCGCTTGCAGAAGATCTATGGGATGACTATACTAAAATTTACGTGGAAACGGTTGAGAATATTTATCCGGATGAGAAGGATGCCCGTCGGAGAGAATTTTGGTTCCAATTGGGGGAATTGACTTATCCGGTAACGGAATGGGATGATGAAGCGGGAGATTTTGTTGTGGTGAGAAGAGAGAAGAGTCCTTGTGCTCATATCGCCAAATGGAGAGACGTTATTATTCAAGAGAACACGCAAATCGTGCAGGATCGGCCTGTTATTGCTACCGACGGTGATTGGGTGGTATGGCGATTGGCAGATTTGATTTTATTGAGAGCGGAATGTCGGGCAAATCTTGGATTGACGACGGCTGTGGATGATTTGGATCGGGTTCGTGCTCGTGCGGAATTGTCTGGTTATGATGGACTAACAGATAAAGAAAGTTTAAGGCAAGAGGTTTTCAACGAGCGGAGACGTGAGCTTTTCGGTGAAGGTCAATTTTATTTTGATATTGTACGTAATAGATATCATAAAAAATATTTAAGGGGTAATTTCCAGACTCTTACTGAGCAAGATATAATAAACGGGGCTTTTTATGCACCGGTTGGAATCGGGGCTTTTGAAAAAAATACATTGATGACTCAAAATACTTATTGGCAATGGCAAAAATAG
- a CDS encoding SusC/RagA family TonB-linked outer membrane protein, with amino-acid sequence MKLYFLFQFVFFISVQASVYSQQAVVNVEMENVSLKTIFTELGVQAGCDFLYNNQMIQQKGLVSLKVQNKPLNQVLEEWLPSLGLTFSYDDNVVIIRAARDDEKKVYVIEGKVVDNNNVPMPGVTVLLDSTQIGTATDTAGHFVLPLPKGAGHLVFSFVGFKTKRVAYTAGKLVIVKMEEDVSGLDEVQVVAYGSQKKRTVISAISSVKGEELKELPTHSLENLLQGHMAGVEVSNISGSPGGGGSLVAIRGYNSLGVAGESADRQYGTPLYVIDGVPMQAFTSSVTGANTLSDLDPSMIESIEVLKDAASAAIYGSRAGNGVILITTKKGRAGKAQFNANVSYSVSWLPKAPEQSGGRYERLFFLNALRNTVAPYKTASGEWKVPVSYEEVFANKGTNGPIYNWFWGKTGPQDAVALQDSLNPFYNNSTHWYRQNYRNAGVVNANLQASGGSESVRYMVGAGYYDEKGIAINTDFKRFNVLSNLTANPTKRLRMDTQLSLTYSDRSRGTSAGVGGSKFEGISSDAKNTSTLLPGGGVIGDLIIQKYNEISEKNHSYSLRYNMSLDYELIRNLHLKVSAGIDYNQQNQNTFKPRALDSYTHFSTSEGTITKDLSILNENLLTYTFNYLDKHNFNVMLGLSFQKDQSFNNKGKGINGPNDKIHYVGSGWGGANGLNNTGTAENPSYASAFEYSSGFSEERMNSYFGRLTYNYKEKYLFEATLRRDGSSVFGEDVRWATFPSIALGWTFSDEEFMKPFYWLSFGKIRASWGISGQKFSQRYLSQGLLTATSVTFHGNAAMFPDVNGGVINKKLSWEETNQYDLGLDLSFLDYRLRLVVDYYYRYTKGQLNRISLPGDIYYHLFQWQNGMAISNQGLELELEADILRHTSVKWKMKFNASRNWNRFEKSADGFDFEEQVIGKPLHQIRVFKTDGFYDSLKDVPVYYLANREVQPLYSGNTTGIFLPGSRKIIDLNGDGKISENDDVYFAKSPLPLAHGGFINQLRWKNFDLNIFFNYSLGRHIVKIYDDMSLTVNGDAKPLFVDVNDVNIWTGAGSKADYPKSQMYVYLQNQTSGRYDCDIENVSFLRLKQLTLGYNVGERVLNKLKISGARVFITGENLFLLTNYSGLDPELVNPTQGVDNMGSYPLPRKFTVGLSVNF; translated from the coding sequence ATGAAATTGTATTTTCTTTTTCAGTTTGTTTTTTTTATTTCGGTACAAGCTAGTGTTTATTCTCAGCAGGCAGTAGTGAACGTGGAGATGGAAAATGTCTCTTTAAAAACAATTTTTACAGAACTTGGTGTGCAAGCAGGTTGTGATTTCTTGTACAATAATCAGATGATTCAGCAGAAGGGGTTAGTAAGTTTGAAAGTCCAAAATAAACCTTTGAATCAAGTGCTGGAAGAGTGGTTGCCTTCGTTGGGATTGACTTTTTCTTATGATGATAATGTGGTTATAATCCGTGCCGCAAGGGATGATGAGAAAAAGGTGTATGTCATAGAGGGGAAGGTTGTTGATAACAATAATGTTCCCATGCCGGGGGTCACGGTGCTTTTGGATAGTACCCAAATCGGCACAGCGACGGACACGGCAGGACATTTTGTTTTACCTCTACCTAAAGGGGCAGGACATTTGGTATTTTCTTTTGTCGGTTTTAAAACAAAAAGAGTGGCTTATACTGCGGGGAAATTGGTGATCGTGAAAATGGAGGAGGATGTTTCCGGGTTAGATGAAGTTCAGGTAGTGGCTTATGGTTCCCAGAAAAAGCGTACCGTGATCAGTGCTATATCTTCTGTAAAAGGGGAAGAGTTAAAAGAATTACCGACGCATAGCTTGGAAAACTTGTTACAAGGGCATATGGCTGGAGTAGAGGTTAGTAATATATCCGGTTCTCCTGGAGGAGGTGGTTCTTTAGTGGCTATTCGCGGTTATAATTCCTTGGGTGTAGCGGGAGAGAGTGCGGACCGTCAATATGGAACTCCTTTGTATGTAATTGACGGGGTACCGATGCAGGCATTTACTTCTTCGGTTACGGGAGCGAATACTTTATCTGATCTTGATCCTTCCATGATAGAGTCTATTGAGGTCTTGAAAGATGCGGCTTCTGCTGCTATTTATGGTTCTCGTGCGGGTAACGGTGTCATTCTTATTACAACAAAGAAAGGGCGTGCGGGAAAAGCGCAGTTCAATGCAAATGTGTCTTATTCCGTGTCTTGGTTGCCGAAAGCTCCAGAACAGTCAGGAGGACGGTACGAAAGATTGTTTTTTTTGAATGCTTTGCGTAACACTGTTGCGCCTTACAAGACGGCGTCAGGAGAATGGAAAGTTCCGGTATCTTATGAAGAAGTTTTTGCGAATAAGGGAACTAATGGTCCTATTTATAATTGGTTTTGGGGGAAAACGGGACCTCAAGATGCGGTGGCGTTACAAGATAGTTTGAATCCTTTTTACAATAATTCAACGCATTGGTATCGTCAAAATTACAGGAATGCGGGGGTGGTTAATGCGAATTTGCAAGCTTCCGGGGGATCGGAGAGTGTGCGTTACATGGTTGGAGCCGGTTATTATGATGAAAAAGGAATTGCGATTAATACTGATTTCAAGCGTTTTAATGTATTGTCAAATTTGACCGCCAATCCGACAAAGCGTTTGCGTATGGACACACAATTGAGCCTTACGTATAGTGACCGTAGTCGAGGAACTTCTGCCGGTGTTGGTGGAAGTAAGTTTGAGGGGATTAGTTCCGATGCTAAAAATACGTCTACTCTATTGCCAGGAGGTGGTGTTATAGGGGATTTGATTATCCAAAAATATAATGAAATTTCAGAGAAAAATCATAGTTATTCGCTGCGTTATAATATGTCATTAGATTATGAGTTGATACGTAATTTGCATTTGAAGGTTTCTGCCGGGATTGATTATAATCAACAGAATCAGAATACTTTTAAGCCGCGAGCCTTGGATTCTTATACTCATTTCTCTACTTCCGAAGGGACAATAACAAAAGATTTGTCTATCTTGAATGAAAATTTGTTGACTTATACTTTTAATTATTTGGATAAACATAATTTCAATGTTATGTTGGGGCTATCTTTCCAAAAAGATCAATCTTTTAATAATAAAGGAAAAGGTATAAACGGACCTAATGATAAAATTCATTATGTGGGGTCCGGTTGGGGTGGAGCCAATGGCTTGAATAATACCGGAACCGCGGAGAATCCCTCTTATGCGTCAGCTTTTGAGTATTCTTCTGGTTTTTCTGAAGAACGTATGAATAGTTACTTTGGTCGATTGACTTATAATTACAAGGAGAAATATTTATTTGAAGCGACACTCCGTCGGGATGGTTCTTCCGTGTTTGGAGAGGATGTTCGTTGGGCAACATTCCCTTCAATAGCATTAGGATGGACGTTTTCGGATGAAGAATTTATGAAACCATTTTATTGGTTGAGTTTCGGTAAGATACGGGCAAGTTGGGGTATTTCCGGGCAAAAATTTAGCCAACGGTATTTGTCTCAAGGATTGTTAACTGCGACTTCGGTTACATTTCACGGCAATGCGGCAATGTTTCCAGATGTAAACGGTGGTGTCATTAATAAGAAATTAAGTTGGGAGGAAACAAATCAATATGATTTGGGCTTGGATTTGAGTTTTTTAGATTATCGTTTACGTCTTGTCGTGGATTATTATTATCGTTACACTAAAGGACAGTTGAACAGAATCTCTTTGCCTGGAGATATTTATTATCACTTGTTCCAGTGGCAGAATGGAATGGCTATTTCTAATCAAGGACTGGAACTTGAGCTGGAGGCTGATATTTTGAGACACACGTCGGTAAAATGGAAAATGAAATTTAATGCTTCTCGTAACTGGAATCGTTTTGAGAAGAGTGCCGATGGTTTTGATTTTGAGGAACAGGTGATTGGAAAGCCCCTGCATCAGATAAGGGTTTTTAAAACAGATGGTTTCTATGATTCCTTGAAGGATGTTCCAGTTTATTATTTGGCCAATAGAGAGGTGCAACCTCTTTATTCCGGGAATACGACCGGTATTTTTCTCCCGGGAAGCCGGAAGATTATCGATTTGAATGGTGATGGAAAGATTTCAGAAAATGATGATGTTTATTTTGCAAAGAGTCCGCTTCCCTTGGCTCATGGTGGATTTATCAATCAACTTCGTTGGAAGAATTTTGATTTGAATATATTCTTTAATTATTCACTTGGGCGGCATATTGTGAAAATTTATGATGATATGAGTTTGACGGTAAACGGGGATGCGAAACCGTTGTTCGTGGATGTTAACGATGTGAATATATGGACAGGGGCCGGTTCGAAGGCTGATTATCCGAAATCCCAGATGTATGTTTATTTACAAAATCAAACAAGTGGCCGTTATGATTGTGATATCGAGAATGTAAGTTTCCTACGGTTGAAACAACTGACGTTAGGATACAATGTGGGCGAACGGGTTCTTAACAAGTTAAAAATTTCGGGAGCCAGAGTGTTTATTACGGGAGAGAATTTGTTCTTGTTGACAAATTATTCTGGTTTGGATCCGGAGTTAGTTAATCCCACTCAAGGGGTGGATAATATGGGATCTTATCCGTTACCACGTAAGTTTACCGTGGGATTGTCTGTAAACTTTTAA
- a CDS encoding FecR family protein produces MSDKIHEIIAAYLAGECVLEEERQEVKRWLREHAGEKDIELLQGMFRSSRLMREKAVCRKEFVLERMEKEVQRRQRMRRIRWYYSGVAVVAVLLVGCVLIFGRSGLKPEDLDIPVDLVQKMNVSKVHLKLSTGEMIELDKYQGMMIREDSVQITNFDYMLKYSYDTVASTEVRYDTLVIPRGSEYSIVLADGTKVFLNASSEIYYPVVFPGDKREVGLKGEAYFEVAKDEHRPFFVQTGDVRIRVLGTSFNVTSYPEHEKIETTLEQGRIQITNGKEQVDVVPGKQVVYDKKNSQFKMRSVDTKLYTSWKDGYYKFEQMTLEEIMETLSLWYDLNVFYVNAEVKSLEFTGRLRRYDRVEGLLRKFEQMNLVEFELNGRNVMIRKK; encoded by the coding sequence ATGAGTGATAAAATTCATGAAATAATAGCTGCTTATTTGGCGGGAGAATGTGTGTTGGAAGAAGAGCGACAGGAAGTTAAAAGATGGTTGCGGGAACACGCGGGAGAAAAGGATATCGAGCTCCTACAAGGGATGTTTCGGAGTTCCCGCTTGATGAGGGAAAAGGCGGTTTGCCGGAAAGAGTTTGTTCTCGAACGGATGGAAAAGGAGGTGCAGCGTCGGCAGAGAATGCGGAGAATTAGATGGTATTACTCCGGGGTTGCTGTTGTTGCCGTTTTATTAGTAGGATGCGTATTGATATTTGGAAGGTCGGGATTGAAGCCAGAGGATCTTGATATTCCTGTTGATCTTGTTCAAAAGATGAATGTTTCTAAGGTTCATCTGAAATTGAGTACGGGTGAAATGATTGAACTGGATAAATATCAGGGAATGATGATCCGTGAAGATAGTGTCCAGATCACTAATTTTGATTACATGTTAAAATATTCGTATGATACTGTGGCATCAACGGAGGTGAGATACGATACTCTTGTGATTCCCCGGGGGTCGGAATATAGTATAGTGTTGGCAGACGGCACGAAGGTGTTTCTGAATGCTAGTTCGGAAATTTATTATCCAGTGGTATTTCCCGGAGATAAACGAGAAGTGGGATTGAAGGGGGAAGCTTATTTCGAGGTCGCAAAAGATGAACATCGTCCGTTTTTTGTACAAACGGGAGATGTTCGGATTCGGGTATTGGGTACCTCTTTTAACGTGACTTCTTATCCTGAGCATGAAAAAATAGAGACTACCTTAGAGCAGGGACGGATTCAAATAACGAACGGGAAGGAGCAGGTGGATGTTGTACCAGGAAAACAGGTAGTTTATGACAAAAAAAATAGTCAATTTAAAATGAGGTCGGTTGACACGAAGTTATATACATCGTGGAAAGATGGGTATTATAAGTTTGAACAGATGACGTTAGAGGAGATCATGGAGACATTATCTTTATGGTATGATTTGAATGTCTTTTATGTGAATGCCGAGGTTAAGTCATTGGAATTTACGGGACGTTTAAGGCGATATGATCGTGTGGAAGGGTTATTGCGAAAATTTGAACAGATGAATTTGGTTGAATTTGAATTAAATGGAAGAAATGTTATGATAAGGAAGAAATAA
- a CDS encoding RNA polymerase sigma-70 factor: protein MKNSERILLQFKNDERKGFRLLYDSFYDSLVLFATQFIGEAEEAADIVQECFVDFWENRRFSLLRGSLEHYLFSAVKHGCLNYLRNTRRREGKSEQIRDELYCEVSDENSELIEKLYLAIETLPEERKRVLHMVCMEGMKYQEVADCLGISINTVKTQMGRAFQFLRRALGADDALILVLFFKKLFSAVTQNE, encoded by the coding sequence ATGAAAAACTCGGAGAGGATATTGTTGCAATTTAAAAATGACGAGCGGAAAGGTTTTCGTCTATTATATGATTCATTTTATGATTCTTTAGTTCTATTTGCTACACAGTTTATTGGCGAGGCGGAAGAAGCTGCAGATATTGTTCAGGAGTGTTTTGTCGATTTTTGGGAGAATCGTCGTTTTTCTTTGTTACGGGGAAGTTTGGAACATTATCTTTTCTCGGCGGTAAAGCATGGATGTTTGAATTATTTGCGAAATACCCGTCGGCGGGAGGGTAAGAGTGAACAGATTCGCGATGAATTGTATTGTGAGGTTTCTGATGAGAATTCGGAATTAATTGAAAAGTTGTACCTTGCAATAGAAACGTTACCGGAAGAACGCAAGCGGGTATTGCATATGGTTTGTATGGAAGGGATGAAATACCAAGAGGTTGCAGATTGTTTAGGTATCAGCATTAATACTGTTAAGACACAGATGGGGAGGGCTTTTCAATTTCTACGACGAGCACTCGGAGCGGATGATGCATTGATTCTAGTATTATTTTTCAAAAAATTGTTTTCTGCTGTCACCCAAAATGAATAG
- a CDS encoding RNA-binding domain-containing protein codes for MDFVSPEHLFEELPLTKEEAGILDEYICDYDFTVVGKQGPEWIFSFLGVVRAELGGEEMILEDYDLLNDIFIRILEWMLEGSDYLKCFEGVKLNDARMQVERYLDEAIASREAVRLIDAGEEGEYITSKLEKLMVSGYLYKKSLVWITLLTIVRFSPRLHLLPARGLVLLVYNTLNKPNPRVMERFNERVALVREQDDTLCFEGYTRDQIQEAVWILGARILLGDPVQEELASLRSMFFRYLYVLRDKEDEVIRKNAFNSLLFNQKNAVFTWEDLLKFSIPVLMESIAEKTVDAIRNCQGRLYEGHGQLLVETKAITLAAPVSLKFDTLMEIDGVALKLGYSKKKLSFEEGLVGTTQAWRGILADFSDELRKSVIHKKRPPVGAVVNIRVKLVHNFKPTLAFVAIVDPQYDGQGILHVSQVTRARLDSLKDILHPGDIMTATVVESEDDRLQFSIWEELNQVAVEHLRVGDQCNALLLSEKNGFVTWLSESGFLVSTPLAEGVSEERGGYYLLEITDVPPVGRIKGKILEATKERFDRHEAVANLVYSYIEECKKYKNGDGQGKFNTGKIERSIGVSGKYVKELIRLLQLYLTQEVCLENLNLLYFIRLLAHVLGDYRLKGYYDCLINHLIVKYEFIEGRLETLDLGVLEKDFRAYPALEPLWAVIRMLASYGDRSFAGDLERLSHSKDDYVAKVAESILAKEGQGNLTEESRWREDELLELLSLKGKGEEDLVSGNMEEKRTFKNSLVYPVGAKHVDVEAQLDSIMQDMCRFLNNQGGAVYIGMSDKGVPVGIQADLDYLCCNLDKYELFLHQRIKEAFGEEVDRTISIERKQFGDKVVEVLVIPRFDGEVEYHSEN; via the coding sequence ATGGATTTTGTATCTCCTGAACATTTGTTCGAGGAACTTCCTCTCACGAAAGAAGAGGCAGGCATTCTTGACGAGTATATTTGCGATTATGATTTCACGGTTGTTGGAAAACAAGGGCCGGAGTGGATATTTTCTTTCTTGGGTGTTGTTCGTGCGGAGTTGGGGGGAGAGGAAATGATCTTGGAGGATTATGATCTTCTGAATGATATTTTTATTCGTATACTGGAATGGATGCTTGAGGGATCCGATTATTTGAAATGTTTTGAGGGGGTCAAGCTGAATGATGCCCGAATGCAGGTGGAACGTTATCTGGATGAGGCTATTGCCAGTAGGGAGGCGGTCCGGCTGATTGATGCTGGGGAAGAAGGGGAGTATATTACTTCGAAGTTGGAGAAATTGATGGTGTCGGGTTACCTGTACAAGAAATCGCTCGTGTGGATAACGCTACTGACGATCGTTCGGTTTAGTCCGAGGTTGCATTTATTGCCGGCACGGGGACTCGTTTTACTGGTGTATAACACGTTGAATAAACCTAATCCAAGGGTGATGGAACGTTTTAACGAACGGGTAGCTCTTGTGAGAGAACAGGATGATACGCTGTGTTTTGAGGGATATACCCGGGATCAGATTCAGGAGGCTGTTTGGATTCTGGGGGCCCGGATCTTGTTGGGGGATCCCGTGCAGGAAGAGCTGGCAAGCTTGCGTTCCATGTTTTTCAGGTACTTGTATGTGTTACGGGATAAGGAAGATGAGGTGATTCGGAAGAACGCGTTTAATTCTTTGTTATTTAACCAGAAGAATGCCGTGTTCACGTGGGAGGATTTGTTAAAGTTCTCTATTCCCGTCCTGATGGAATCTATTGCAGAAAAGACGGTTGATGCGATTAGAAATTGTCAGGGGCGTCTGTACGAGGGACACGGGCAGTTATTGGTGGAAACGAAAGCGATCACGCTTGCTGCCCCGGTTTCATTAAAGTTTGACACGCTGATGGAGATTGACGGTGTTGCTCTGAAACTCGGGTACAGTAAGAAAAAGTTGAGTTTCGAGGAAGGGTTGGTGGGAACGACTCAAGCGTGGAGAGGTATCCTCGCTGACTTTTCGGATGAATTGAGAAAGAGCGTGATTCATAAAAAGCGGCCGCCCGTGGGGGCTGTCGTGAATATACGGGTGAAGCTGGTGCATAATTTTAAACCCACGCTGGCTTTCGTCGCGATCGTGGACCCGCAGTACGACGGGCAGGGTATTCTGCATGTCAGTCAAGTGACACGGGCAAGGCTGGATAGTTTGAAAGATATTCTTCATCCCGGGGATATTATGACGGCGACGGTGGTGGAGTCGGAGGATGACCGCTTGCAGTTCTCGATCTGGGAGGAACTGAATCAGGTGGCCGTGGAGCATTTGCGGGTTGGTGATCAGTGTAACGCCTTACTCTTGAGCGAGAAGAATGGTTTCGTGACATGGCTGTCTGAAAGTGGTTTCTTGGTTTCTACTCCTCTGGCAGAGGGGGTAAGCGAGGAAAGGGGGGGGTACTATCTTTTGGAAATCACGGATGTCCCCCCGGTAGGAAGAATCAAGGGAAAGATTTTGGAAGCGACGAAGGAACGGTTTGACCGGCATGAGGCAGTGGCCAATCTGGTTTACAGTTATATAGAAGAGTGCAAGAAATATAAAAACGGGGACGGGCAGGGAAAGTTTAACACGGGCAAGATCGAGCGTTCTATCGGGGTTTCGGGTAAGTACGTGAAGGAGTTGATCCGACTGTTGCAGCTTTACCTGACGCAAGAGGTCTGTTTGGAGAATCTGAATTTACTTTATTTTATTCGCTTGTTGGCTCACGTGTTGGGTGATTATCGTTTGAAAGGGTATTATGATTGCCTGATCAATCATTTGATCGTGAAGTATGAATTTATAGAGGGGCGTTTGGAAACATTGGATCTGGGCGTGTTGGAGAAAGACTTCCGGGCTTACCCGGCATTGGAGCCTTTGTGGGCGGTGATCCGGATGCTGGCGTCCTACGGGGACCGTTCTTTCGCGGGGGATTTGGAACGTCTTTCTCATTCGAAGGATGATTACGTGGCTAAAGTGGCCGAATCTATATTGGCAAAAGAGGGGCAGGGAAATCTTACGGAAGAATCCCGTTGGAGGGAGGATGAGTTATTGGAATTGCTGTCGTTGAAGGGAAAAGGTGAAGAAGATCTCGTGTCCGGGAATATGGAAGAAAAGAGGACGTTTAAGAATTCGTTGGTCTATCCGGTGGGGGCGAAGCACGTGGATGTGGAGGCCCAATTGGACTCTATCATGCAGGATATGTGCCGTTTCTTGAACAATCAGGGAGGAGCCGTGTATATCGGGATGAGTGATAAGGGGGTACCTGTGGGGATTCAAGCGGATTTGGATTATTTGTGTTGCAATTTGGACAAGTATGAGCTGTTTCTTCACCAAAGGATCAAGGAGGCTTTCGGGGAGGAGGTGGATCGGACGATCAGTATTGAAAGAAAGCAGTTTGGAGACAAAGTGGTGGAGGTTCTCGTGATTCCACGTTTTGATGGGGAGGTGGAGTATCATTCGGAAAATTGA
- a CDS encoding N-acetyltransferase — translation MIRHFQQQDEAAVIQIWLEASAIAHSFIPRSYWESKIPDMRNKYLPQSQTLIHEDEHTNEVTGFISLINNYIAALFVPPDRQGQGIGQTLMAHVKQQHPELELNVYAENTQALAFYKRQGFTVTREQTDEQTGRQEFTMKYQRGA, via the coding sequence ATGATCCGCCACTTTCAACAACAAGACGAGGCCGCCGTTATCCAGATATGGCTGGAAGCATCCGCCATTGCCCACTCCTTCATTCCCCGTTCCTACTGGGAAAGCAAGATCCCGGATATGCGTAACAAGTACCTGCCACAAAGCCAAACCCTCATCCACGAAGACGAACACACGAACGAGGTCACGGGATTCATCTCACTGATCAACAACTACATCGCCGCTCTCTTCGTCCCTCCCGACCGGCAAGGACAAGGAATCGGGCAAACCCTCATGGCACATGTTAAACAACAACACCCCGAACTGGAATTAAACGTTTACGCGGAAAACACGCAAGCCTTGGCATTCTACAAACGCCAAGGCTTCACGGTCACACGTGAACAAACCGACGAACAAACCGGTCGGCAAGAGTTCACGATGAAATATCAACGGGGCGCTTAA